AAATGGCCGCTTGAAAATTCTTCTCGAAATGTGTGTTACGATAATGTGTCACTTTACAATGGAATCCTTTGGAATTATTGAAGAATCAGAGCAAAGTATTGTGCCCGTAACGATAAGATTTGATAAAAACTCTTTGTTCGAAGACAGTAAGTGTGTTACAGAGAAGACTCAACCTTCGTATTCCGAGCAAGATTGTCTACGTGATTGCTGTTGTCACCGTTGTGGAGGCTATCTCTGTTGTATGTATGCTTTAAAAACGATTATTATCACGTAAAATTGTTGCATTATTAAGTTCGATATTAAAGCACAACAACGCTTTAACAACCGCGATAACGGAGAATAACATTCCCAATTCGATTGCCCTGTCATTCAGCGATTTCTTCTATCAACCGATatctacatacatatgtatctgGAATGTGCGCGATAAATCCACGGCGAGACCGCGTCGAAAAGTAAACGCTATATGTTTTAACATGctgaattttgtttgcagTGCAGCAAAGGAGATTTACAAGAACTAAGGGAAGCTGTAAAGGAGTAGcaacattttgaataaagtatgcaattaaatttgaagtatGCTACATCTGAAAATTTGGATTTCTTTTCCAAGTTTCCCATTTCCAATCCAATGGTACCTGCAGCTTCTATATTAGACGTCTATTCCATACAGCATCTGCCTTTGAAatcaaaaatggaaaaaatgtattctatgAATAATACATTGAATATGAAGAATAATATGTCGGGCCCAAAGAAAGAGAACATGTTCCATAGTGTGTTCAATACGGTTAACCAAATCTGGGAGCGATTTTCCAAAGTACCTGCTTCCTTTATGACAGGCATTAATCATTCGTTATCCGTGACAGTTGTACACAATGACGGTATAATACagcacgaattttttaaagatttgaCAACTAAAAGGGATACATCGAACTCTGATAATGTGTACATACAAGGTGCCCAAAGAAAAGAATCTTTAAATGTTGTTGAATATATCCATAGTGATATATTCAACGAAAAGAAACCTTACACAGGTAgaatttctaatgaaaatataaaggagaatttaaattacagttACAAGTGCACtgatataaaaagtaattatatagaaatacCTGATAAGAAGGAATCACTTATCAAGGAAAATGGTAAATGTAATTTGATCGATTATGACTACCTAATACCAATAGAAGGGTCAAATGAAATGTTGGTAGATGCttgtttgtataaaaatacacgCAAACTGCTTGTCGCAAACGATATCGACAACTGTGAAAATACTTGTAACGAAAGTACATCCGAAAAGAACCAAGTTTCTACTTACATTGACAATAGCACAATTGATCAAACAGTTACGAACAAGGAATTCTCTCTCTCGACACTCGATTCGAATCTAGAAAGCGTACAGGAGAATAAACAAACTACGGTATCGAATATGTTGACAAATATGTGGCAGAAAGTTTGCAACAGCGTGTCAGATCGATTCTATAGGACAGATCTGATCGAATCGGATAATTCGATGAAACAATCGCTCTCACCGAAACAACGAAGGAAGCTTAATACGATAGCGATGGGCAGAGGTCGAGGCAGAGCGCGATCGCAATTGAGGCGGTCAGGAGTAAGTCAAACCAGACATAGGAAAGAGCGTAGTAAGCACGATTTAGAAATAGATATAGAAAGCGATTTCAAAAGCTGGCAAGACTTTGAGGTGTATTGTA
The sequence above is drawn from the Hylaeus volcanicus isolate JK05 chromosome 2, UHH_iyHylVolc1.0_haploid, whole genome shotgun sequence genome and encodes:
- the LOC128884799 gene encoding uncharacterized protein LOC128884799, with product MQLNLKYATSENLDFFSKFPISNPMVPAASILDVYSIQHLPLKSKMEKMYSMNNTLNMKNNMSGPKKENMFHSVFNTVNQIWERFSKVPASFMTGINHSLSVTVVHNDGIIQHEFFKDLTTKRDTSNSDNVYIQGAQRKESLNVVEYIHSDIFNEKKPYTGRISNENIKENLNYSYKCTDIKSNYIEIPDKKESLIKENGKCNLIDYDYLIPIEGSNEMLVDACLYKNTRKLLVANDIDNCENTCNESTSEKNQVSTYIDNSTIDQTVTNKEFSLSTLDSNLESVQENKQTTVSNMLTNMWQKVCNSVSDRFYRTDLIESDNSMKQSLSPKQRRKLNTIAMGRGRGRARSQLRRSGVSQTRHRKERSKHDLEIDIESDFKSWQDFEVYCTVESKESEDCFRLDKDTMDAVGINSHKTYTFADVKPKIQKSKTRKISDQGICKLSGRMRRIPEYTEETKPFHTDCIDNRYNSQKNSFRPRLMSESSIDSEDSYCIVFETGSEVNYRSDLEDSDESDMDQTSEDEDMCKDEDSSSSTSMVPVQKVTFNLKPVVHTMIQWNYAYRAARRGPWEQMARDRERFKDRIHCIERVLNPILSVQHRTHIWQERFASTE